In Pyrobaculum sp. 3827-6, the genomic window TCACAGTTACCTTCGGATCACTCCACTCAACCACCGCGAACTTAGTACCCAACGCGGGGCCTACAGACGGATCGGAGCTGGCATTGACAACCCAAATCCGCGCAATACGGGAACCGTGGACGGCAGTCTTGGTATACCAGGCAGGCAACAGCGCAACCTCCCCAGCCTTCACCACGTATGTAATCGGGGTACCGAAGCCGACAGAGCCCCACGTCCCCTCAAAGATAGCCTTATTTACTAGATCTCTATTGAGATCAATTACAGATACGTAAGTTTCGGGATCTATACGTGGCCGACCAGGCAACTGACACTCGTACATTGAAACCTTCTCATACGTGTTGTAGAGCGGCACCAGCTTACAGACGCGCACATCAGGCTCTCTATCAATAGCTGGCGTGTATATACGGACGTATATATCAAACCTAATCCTCTGGTCCTCAGTAACAATCCTTAGAATGTTCCTTGACACCTTACCAAACAGGAGCAACAATCTAACACTGGCGCTGTTGTCCGTCACGTTCCAAAGCATAGTAGTAACGTTGTACACAATCTTGTCTATCAAAGGCGTAAGCCCTGGCGAAGACAAGTTATAAGCCCTGATCTCAACCTCCACACGCGAAGCGTTCCTCCACACTGGGAACATCACCTCCACAGTCCTATAGTTCAGAACCTCATCTCCACGCAAAATGATCCTAAATCTGTATGTCGTATCTAGAGGTTGCACAACACGCTCGGCGGGGTTCAGCATTATGCAACCGCCGCTCTCAGTCAGCAATGGGTAGAAGCCGTACCAATTTGCCCACTCCGCAGTACGTTCAAACACGTCAAGAGTTCTATAGTACCACTGGTACTTTGATACAGTAACCCACCTATCGAAGGATATAATATACTCGGCGGTGTATGGAGCTGGCTTTGTTACATTACGACATACTGTAGCGTTAACGTTTGTGTATGTCACGTTATACGCTACAATCAACGTGCTGACGTCAATTGCATTATCCTGGTCGGCAGGGATCACATTAAACTCGTAGTAGCCATTGCCAAGATAGTTTATGACGCCCCGCTTAACGTGAATATCTAGCCTAATAGAACCATTGAAAGCTTGCTGATAGAAGTAATTATACTTAATCGTCCCATTCGGGAACAGCACAGGATTAGCGGATATTATTAAAGTATACGTCCCATTGAAGATGCCGCTAAATGAAGTAGAGTTAGCAACAGATACAACAGGCGGCTTCGCATTATTCGCAGGCACCAGCACTATCTGATAGCTGGATGCGCCACCCACGCTGGAATGACGACCAGATGTAGAGAACCTTATAGTAGTATTGAAGATCGCCTTCTCACCGAGGACGGTCTCATTGGTACATTCCTTCATCGTGGGGCTCTCAGTACTACGCCCAACTGCCGCCATGTAGAGAGGATCAGTGGCATTTCTAAGCACCACTGCATTCGGCAGATAGACAAAATCACTTCCAGCCGACACTTCTCTATACCAGCCATAGAAATCAGGATAAGGCCCTCCAACACGAGAGTTATACTGCAACTTACCATTGCGATAGGCATTCCATCTATCTTGAACTGTTTTCAGAGGTGGCGATGCGGAGAAATTAAGGGCTACTGTGTAATTATCTAGCCTCCATTTCAGTGGTAACTCAAGCCCTCTGGCATAGCTGTAGAAGTCGTAGAATGGACCCAAGATATATTTCAGCTGGCTCTCGTTAGATAGGTAATTTTCGAACTTTTTAGCAACGAAGTGACCGACAAAGGCATCTGTGAAGGTGTATCCAATTAACGATGCCACTTGCGTCTCTCCGCTCTTGGATACAGTATTCACTCTGACCGGAACTACGTCCGTCTTTATGTCAAGGACGGGACCTGTTATTGTGACATAGTCGTCAAACACTTTGTAGCCCATGTACCACACAATCACGCGGAATCTCTGACCTAGCATAAATAGGCGGGCAACCTCCCCGGCACCCACGGTTTTAACTGTGAAGTCACAGAGATACGGCAACTCCTTCGGCTGGTTCGACGTCAGCAAGAACACGGCGGCCGGAGACGTCGTAGAGAAGTTGGCAAGCCACCCCGCCATTGCCGCGAAGGCCAAGGCATTTGAGGCATTAGCAAACGCAATTTTTCTGTACCACTCAGCCGCCGCTGTATCGCTACGAGGATCAAATCCTAGAATGTTGGCTACCCTCTTGCGGTAGTCAGGAGGCAGTGTTGGCTCGGGGTTGGGACATCCAGCAAACTGCTTTGCCTTAGCTAAGTAGTACTCGGCAAGTCTCTCATATATAGGCCTCATGCCAGTAATACCGACAATCCTGAAGTCGGTCAACACGACGTGATCACCAACCCTACGACCCTCTGGGAGGCCCCACATTGGCGGTCTCCACATTGTTGCTCCGTACCAAACACCTCCGTCGATGATTAGTGTGACATTCAGCGGAATGGGGTCAGTGGCACCTGGATATGGACCTAGGTTGACATACTGGCTACTTAACAAATACTTACCAGTTTTATCAAATAGTCTCACAACGAGGTCAAAGACACCGACTTCCAAGTCATACGGCTTCTTGCCACACGCATATGACAAATCTAGATTAACCTTGCCTTTATAGACTACCTTGTTCTCGTCTAGATCATCGCGTGTACCAAGGGTATACACTTCGGGCCAGAATCTTGGATGAATATTCTTCCTCTTCAGGTCATTAACGTCGTACCCCATCACCTTTAAGTAACTTAAGTACGAGCTACCGAATTGATCCTGGTCGTATGTATATATGTATACTTTATCTTTTGAGGGTGCAATTGTTCTGACGCGAACATTAACATTAACACCAAGCGGCACGTTTACTAACAAAGCCTGGCCGTCTTTTCTTGAGATTCCTCTGCTTATCTCATTACCGTCCGCACCCGTTACAGTCACTACGAAGCCCATCAACACGTCTTTTCTGGGATCGACGTTGAGGTACGTGGCGTTGCTCCACACCCGGAAGACCACGGGCGCAATTGGCAAATAGAACACCGGCTTCCGAGCGGCGGCCTGAATCTTGTACACAGGAATCCTGATAGGAGTAACTGTACCAGAAGCGAGTGCAGAGGCGTTTCCAGCGGCGCTCAGCTTGTATCCGAAGTAGTTGAGATAAGCGTAAGCTTCTAGATAGCCGCCTGCGAAGTTTATCTTAGGTATGCCCCAATCATCTATAGGTATAGCCAACCTGATGGGCACCTCGGCAAGCAGAGGCACTCTGGTGATAGTTATATTAACCATCTTCCCGTCGACATCAACAGGAATTACGATGTCTAGATATGCCGTGCCTGTCGACAAACCTGTAATGACGTTTCCACAAGCATCGCGGATCAGGGCATTCTGCAGAATCCTAAACACAGCTATATGCAACGTGTGCTCCATATCATAGATTCTGAACGAGCCCTCAGACACGCTTAGGACATATGCCTGTCTGCTTAACTCAGGGTCATCAGAACCGCTGTAGTCAGCTTCAACAAGCGCTGACCTCGACTGTGCAGGTATTACCGCGGTGCCGGGCACGGTGATTTCAAATGTTTGACTCACTGGGTAGTATGCCTTTAGATTAGCTACACCTATCCTCACATCACCCTGATATATACTGAATCTATACCTCATTGCAACGCGTGTAGATAGCTCATAGCGCTTGTACAGATCGCTGGACGTGACCTCCCTATCTGAGAGGTATCTTAACTTGGGTACGTTATTATCATCGTAGAACAACACTACAACAGGTGGTAGAGGTAGATAGCCGCTGGCGTTTAACAACGCCAATGCGGTAGCTCTCGTGCCGACGAGAGCCGGCACAAACTCATAAGGCGGCAGTGTCCAGATCAGCTGGCCGCTCCACGGATCCACAGAAATAATTTTATCGCCCATGTAGTCTAGATACACCCCACCGTCGGAGTCAACGACAAATCTTAGTCCTGCGACCTCGTCAGCATCGGTATATCTATATCCTCTATCAGCTAGAGGTAGCGTGGCATTGCCCCACTTCCATAGCAATATCTTGATGGGGAGTACTGACACTGTAAGATTTGCCTTCAGCCTACTGGTACTCGTTAGTGGCATCTCGAGCACGACAGTGTTGGCACCTATGTTCTCCCGGTTGTAGCTGTACTCCACCACTAACTTAGACACGAAAGCCACGCCGCTAGTGTCAATCTTCTTGTCAAAATTGCTTAAAGTAAGCTTACCGACGACCCTCACCAACCTGGCTGGTTCGTAGAGCCGGAATATCGCGTCTCTGAAGGCGTTTCTATCCATCTTTCTATAACACTGTAGTAGGTCATTAAAGGAAGTAATAGGCGATATTCCTACCTGGCTACAGGCCACCTTCAGCGCTGAGAGCAAGTCGGTAATGCCAGTTTTCCATGCACCATATGCCTTGTCTATAGTTACCCACTGGTTGTCACCGAACTTGACTTGTATCTTAAATATGAACGCATTTGGAGTTAGTATTGGGTTGCCTTTGACATCCAGCAACATCGGAATTTCGATGTCTTGCAACGGGATAGGCCAGGCTACGTTTCCGCAAGACAATGGCTTAGGCTCCTCTACTACGCCATAGCCCGGGTAGAGTGTCCAATTTAGAGTCATTCCAGTTAGGTACAAGATAGGAGCCTTGACTGTTTTTACACTAAATTGCGGTAGTTTCAAATTTGTTCTGTTTATATACCGCGGATACCATATGTCGTTCTTTGCCTCAATGACTGTAGTGCTGTATACATCTGTCGTTAAGTCGACGCGCGTAACTAGCGAGACTTGTGTTGGGTCGTATTTAACTACCTTAACACGTAGCTCAGGCACGTAGTAATTGACGTCTGTTACGTAGCTGGCTAAATAGACAAAGGGCTGTGTTTCACCGCTGGTGCTGTTATAACCCAATGCAGACACTATGCTGTACAGAGGCCGCTGGTCGTCCGGGAGCAGACTATTCTCCGCACTCGCATACAGATACGCCCCCTTGTGGTAGTCAATCCTCCAGTTATACGTGCGGCCACCTACTGTGAATACCTCATAACCGGTGAACTGTTCTGGAGCGAACTTAACGTCATTACCCCTAACTTTGACAAAGTACACATGTATAACGCTGGAATATATCTTTGCATACGGCCCAATTATTCTATTCTTGCAGTCTAGCTCCAACCGATTATGCACCTCCCAGACCCCCCACTCCGTTAGAGCGAGGTATTCCACAGGCTGGCCAGCACCCGTTCTACCAGTTAGTCTGTATGCTAATTCCTCAAATGAGAGGTTCCATAGAGTTAAGCCGTATATTACGAACTTCTCGGTTGTAGGCCAGCCGTCTAACAGCAACACGACGTGCCAACCATATGCTTTCTTTGTGTCGTCAACATTTTTGGGAACCGTTACTTGGAATCTAACTACGCCGCAGTCGTCAGCTGTTGCTGTTAGTGTGAGATTTGCCAATGGGGTATCTCCGTACTGCATTTTACCGTCGGGGCTCGGTATCTCGCGTATTATGAGTGTGAAGTTTTTCTTGGCGGCAAATTGGTGCACGGGATAGGCCACCAGCGACTTAGCCCACGCGTTGCATACGGTGTAAGTTGTGAATTGTTGAGTCCACTGGATCAGGGCGCGGGAGTCTAGTATTTGGAACGTTAGGTTGTAGTATTTGGGTGTCTGTACACCGCCCCACTGGGCGGTTACTGTCACCGTTAGGAACAGCGCTGTCAGTATTATTAGTGCCGTGAGTTTGGGCTTGTCCATGTTTCGGAAAAAGGCTGGGGTTTTAAAGTTTTTCTTCTAACTATGATAGTACGAATCTGCCGTAGATGGTGCCCTCCACGGCTCCCTTGATCTCTATCCTATTGTCGTACACCTCGACCGTTATCCTGTTGCCCCACTCATCCCTTAATACAACAGTGTCGCGGGTTACTTGCTCTGCATGTACATCTGATGCTGACAATATTTTAATTATAAGCGCCGCCGCGGTGTCTAGCCTAGTCGGCCCCATCAGCGGCTTCTTGAACACCCGCGGGAGGAGCTCCACGGGGTACTGGCACTGCACCTCCTCACCGCTCTTCAGCGTGACTTTTGTGACTGTTATGGGGTCTACTGTGAACTCCACAACAAGACTTGGTAGATCGAACTGTTGAAGATCTATCTCGGCTTTTCCGCTTTGTGTGTTGAAAATTCCGTTAAAGTAGGCGTAGCCCGTTTTACCTAGGAGGTAAATCTTTGCGTTTCCGCTGAAGGTTCCCGCGTTGTAGTTTATACCTGCATAGAGTTCGTATAGAGTTACCAGCTCCTCGTGATATTTGGGTCTCGTGCACTTTATCTTAGTGTTTACCACTCTCGTGTCTCTGAACTCTATCTTTTCGACGTCTTGGATGCTGAGCGTTGGGGGTACCAGCTTTATCTGTAGCGTAAGTGTGTAGATGGTGCCGTTTATCTCGGTTTTAAGCTCTGCTGTAGATGGTGCTGTATATGATATAGAGACTTTGACCTTGCGTTCTGGTATGTAGGTGGGTTTTCCCGGCTCTACTCTTACCGCGTTTCCGTCTACCACGAGTGTGAGGACTCTACGTGTCGCGTTTGTGTAGATTATTGGTTGCCACACAATTTCCACATCTGGGTCTCTAACCTCTATGGTGGCTTCCTCCCTTGTGGTTTCCATGTAGCCGCTTTTTTGGATCGGTGCTAGCAACGCTATCTGTACACGATACGTCACCAGTAATATTTTTACTTCTATATCGTATTGCACGTCTCTTGACCTGATATTTAATCGATAGGTGCCGGACCGGTTGGCGACTAGACTGAACCACAGAGTTTTCTCCTCCCCCGGCGCAACGGAGTATGCGTCGCCGCCTACTTGGACGGTGTCTGTGGCGTTTCCGCTGTTCTTTACCACTATTGGTACTGCGATTTTTTCGCCGGGCAGAGCCTCAACCTCCTTGACGGGGGTCTCTACCTCTATCTGGGCTCTGAGGTATCTTACGTTAACCTCCACCTCCAGGTTTCTGATGTTGACGGTGAAGCGCCCCGCTTTGGTAACATTTACGGTAGCGTTTATGTACACACGCTGGCCTGGCCTTATTTCGAGCCCGTCGATGTAGCCAGTAGCGTTGCCAGCATTGCTTACAGCTACTGTAATGTTTACAAGTTTCGGGATCTCTGTGACGTTGATGGTCAACGGCTCTGCCTTTAGCAGGGGCGTGTAGTACCACACGTATATCTCCTTTTCAAGGGTGTAATTGCCCACTTTTTCACTTATTTTATGTCTACCTGCCGTGTAGACCTTCAGCCGCCTCTCAACGCTAACTGACTCGCCTGGCTTCACCACATAGGTCTTGTTGAAGAGTGTAACTTCTGTGGCCGCATTTCCTACGTTCTCGACTACTACCCTGTACGCCACCTCGGTGGGTAATTGTGTAGTGTTTACATCGCTAGCCGCGAGCCATGCCTTAAGTTTTGGCTCTTGCGTAGATGTCGTTGTTGTAACCTGGGGCTGTGTCGTCGTTGTGATTACCGGTTGCGGAGGAGTGGGTGATGTTGTCGCAGATGCTTGGGAGCTAGGCTGGGGGGTGGTTTGCGTGGTTGTGTAAGTTTGTGTTGGTTGAGTCGTGGTTGGTTTTGACGTTGGCTTTTGAGTTGAGGTTGTCGTGCTGGACTGTGGTGGGAGCGTCGACAAGGCTACGTACAACGCCACAAGGGCTACTGCCAGGAGTGTTAGTACAACTGCGCGCATGTTGAGCGCTACTCATATAATATATATTTGTTCTTCTTTCTATGCGCCTAGCTTTGCTAACGCTTCTAGCCGTGGCCCTCGTTGCCGCGGTGGAGACTGAACACTTTATAGTAAACGGCAATGGCGCATCTGAGCTTGCTACATATCTCGAAGAGGCCTATTCTTTCTACCTCTCCAAGGGGCTGAGCCCCGCCCCCCCGTGCGGGGGTTCGAAGTACCTTGTGGAGGTTGGATCTTCTAACGGTGGCGACACGGCCTACGGCTCTGTCGGTGGGGTCGTCTGTATAGAGAAGCTGAGGTTTGGAGTTGTTCAGAGGTTGCTGGCTTTCCATGAGGTTGGCCACGTATTCCAGCTGAAATATGTAACGGAGAGTTCGAGGTATGAGTGGTATATCGAGGCTCTGCCAGAGGCCATGGCTTCCGTGGGCTCGGGCGACTACTACTGGGTGTCTCAGTATTTCGCCAAGAGGCTATATTCAAAAAATCCTCTCGATGCAGAACACGGCGACTGGTACATCTACGGGGCGGCGTTTGTGTGGCATTTAAAGAACCGGTCGAGCTGGGAAGACGTGGTAAGGGCCTCGGTGCAACGGGAGGGGGCCATGAGGCTGTATCTAGAGTTTCTGCTGGGAGTTGTCAAGGGGATGTATATGGATAAATACTACGCGCCGGAGTTCGAAGAAATTGACGCATCTTCTGGCTATGTGCAAAGCAACGTCTCTCTCGATGGCTACTCAGCGGCGTATTTCAAAATCGCGGTGCCGCCGAACAGCACTGTGAAAATCATTGTCACACATCCCAACGTGGTGTCCAATATAGTTCTTGGTAAAGAATTTAAAGTATATAATAATACTTTACTACTTGCTTTGGT contains:
- a CDS encoding Ig-like domain-containing protein, with the protein product MDKPKLTALIILTALFLTVTVTAQWGGVQTPKYYNLTFQILDSRALIQWTQQFTTYTVCNAWAKSLVAYPVHQFAAKKNFTLIIREIPSPDGKMQYGDTPLANLTLTATADDCGVVRFQVTVPKNVDDTKKAYGWHVVLLLDGWPTTEKFVIYGLTLWNLSFEELAYRLTGRTGAGQPVEYLALTEWGVWEVHNRLELDCKNRIIGPYAKIYSSVIHVYFVKVRGNDVKFAPEQFTGYEVFTVGGRTYNWRIDYHKGAYLYASAENSLLPDDQRPLYSIVSALGYNSTSGETQPFVYLASYVTDVNYYVPELRVKVVKYDPTQVSLVTRVDLTTDVYSTTVIEAKNDIWYPRYINRTNLKLPQFSVKTVKAPILYLTGMTLNWTLYPGYGVVEEPKPLSCGNVAWPIPLQDIEIPMLLDVKGNPILTPNAFIFKIQVKFGDNQWVTIDKAYGAWKTGITDLLSALKVACSQVGISPITSFNDLLQCYRKMDRNAFRDAIFRLYEPARLVRVVGKLTLSNFDKKIDTSGVAFVSKLVVEYSYNRENIGANTVVLEMPLTSTSRLKANLTVSVLPIKILLWKWGNATLPLADRGYRYTDADEVAGLRFVVDSDGGVYLDYMGDKIISVDPWSGQLIWTLPPYEFVPALVGTRATALALLNASGYLPLPPVVVLFYDDNNVPKLRYLSDREVTSSDLYKRYELSTRVAMRYRFSIYQGDVRIGVANLKAYYPVSQTFEITVPGTAVIPAQSRSALVEADYSGSDDPELSRQAYVLSVSEGSFRIYDMEHTLHIAVFRILQNALIRDACGNVITGLSTGTAYLDIVIPVDVDGKMVNITITRVPLLAEVPIRLAIPIDDWGIPKINFAGGYLEAYAYLNYFGYKLSAAGNASALASGTVTPIRIPVYKIQAAARKPVFYLPIAPVVFRVWSNATYLNVDPRKDVLMGFVVTVTGADGNEISRGISRKDGQALLVNVPLGVNVNVRVRTIAPSKDKVYIYTYDQDQFGSSYLSYLKVMGYDVNDLKRKNIHPRFWPEVYTLGTRDDLDENKVVYKGKVNLDLSYACGKKPYDLEVGVFDLVVRLFDKTGKYLLSSQYVNLGPYPGATDPIPLNVTLIIDGGVWYGATMWRPPMWGLPEGRRVGDHVVLTDFRIVGITGMRPIYERLAEYYLAKAKQFAGCPNPEPTLPPDYRKRVANILGFDPRSDTAAAEWYRKIAFANASNALAFAAMAGWLANFSTTSPAAVFLLTSNQPKELPYLCDFTVKTVGAGEVARLFMLGQRFRVIVWYMGYKVFDDYVTITGPVLDIKTDVVPVRVNTVSKSGETQVASLIGYTFTDAFVGHFVAKKFENYLSNESQLKYILGPFYDFYSYARGLELPLKWRLDNYTVALNFSASPPLKTVQDRWNAYRNGKLQYNSRVGGPYPDFYGWYREVSAGSDFVYLPNAVVLRNATDPLYMAAVGRSTESPTMKECTNETVLGEKAIFNTTIRFSTSGRHSSVGGASSYQIVLVPANNAKPPVVSVANSTSFSGIFNGTYTLIISANPVLFPNGTIKYNYFYQQAFNGSIRLDIHVKRGVINYLGNGYYEFNVIPADQDNAIDVSTLIVAYNVTYTNVNATVCRNVTKPAPYTAEYIISFDRWVTVSKYQWYYRTLDVFERTAEWANWYGFYPLLTESGGCIMLNPAERVVQPLDTTYRFRIILRGDEVLNYRTVEVMFPVWRNASRVEVEIRAYNLSSPGLTPLIDKIVYNVTTMLWNVTDNSASVRLLLLFGKVSRNILRIVTEDQRIRFDIYVRIYTPAIDREPDVRVCKLVPLYNTYEKVSMYECQLPGRPRIDPETYVSVIDLNRDLVNKAIFEGTWGSVGFGTPITYVVKAGEVALLPAWYTKTAVHGSRIARIWVVNASSDPSVGPALGTKFAVVEWSDPKVTVRGYKLKSYLVINYVPNLCPAGWIARTYLDEFDGEGYITGLGFGTSGTSSLIIGQHLGVPAWNSTALWMRGGNYTLRTVALDRITVENLANYPIYVAGVRIKYVTPEKDVYTYTASVEDVMKSRIDAGQTGTVKLVGYGFGRTYGLRILDVWSAKLFDPAYTYTVLAYHGGVVDTLRYFGMDLGGKRIQDIVKPLVPPYVSLNVLYASHMDVDQSKVKNRIATYSIFNGKITEYTQGIWEDLSLDVADVDYKYVFSMASLPLKEIRDWNDRPLANQTVALFDRYGNLYAVTYSTDAGVLAHSLPDLSSMGKDDVVRVAWYNGYLVQLLRGKPEFTIWVYDQQTLRDVTELGNATTNSKIRTYVYPLTVTVKDESGKPLTNMYVKVVDTSTIGQLVNAANKTGADGGAQVVDLRISKYSSGVMSQVPGTSYYYYVYDPSGALVAVGRFEIQRGASVPSTGWNVVATVRYATEIPVKNSATRGYILVKGVEFLNGTKRDVRIPFTVSGGVMALQGKVPISVEYPIDIYVTHVTLGGQEVPVKGGQVLVFSGKTTDLLAGLDFAELGLTGIVTIQAVDATGAPRSDWTVQILYGNITAAQAGGQIQVVLPRIDVLGQPYTIKVITNAVTPDGKALVKTQTLELKQKAYALQIPVSTVKAVVQVVDGFGNVRNDWPVVVENVATGMGQITTELVEGERYVARATGLGFTNTTTFTAKGPQVVISVKIPTGKLVAQVVDGFGNVRSDWTVNVVGVTTGQGTVGPVEVLAGQYTVKTSVFNKEFTQTVNVGVGQTATATIQVPTAKLSITAVDDDKKPIDNYVTYVGLTGPLTLEFTSPPKSVEVLAGSYQVKVSALGKDATAQVTLNAGDVKNIQVVVPGTAGLDFFGTRIPLPTLVLYALLLLVVIVILAILIIEYNNWRRRRLMQILAPPK